The Frondihabitans australicus genome includes a region encoding these proteins:
- the rplQ gene encoding 50S ribosomal protein L17, whose translation MPKPTKGPRLGGGPAHERLLLANMAGQLFTHKSIKTTETKAKRLRPVAERLVTFAKRGDLHSRRRVMSILRNKETTHILFSEVAPLLELREGGYTRITKLGFRKGDNASMVQIELVLEPVTPKAKKSSTSTKAAKAEVPATTEALLEEPADELTTSDEAIIEATTEAPVDSDETPETTAELESESADDLTASDETIIEATTEAPKDDETK comes from the coding sequence ATGCCCAAGCCCACGAAGGGTCCCCGCCTCGGCGGCGGTCCGGCCCACGAGCGCCTTCTCCTCGCCAACATGGCGGGCCAGCTGTTCACGCACAAGAGCATCAAGACGACCGAGACGAAGGCCAAGCGCCTTCGTCCCGTCGCCGAGCGCCTCGTGACGTTCGCCAAGCGCGGCGACCTGCACTCGCGCCGTCGCGTGATGAGCATCCTCCGCAACAAGGAGACCACCCACATCCTGTTCTCGGAGGTCGCGCCGCTGCTCGAGCTCCGTGAGGGCGGCTACACACGCATCACCAAGCTCGGCTTCCGCAAGGGCGACAACGCCTCCATGGTGCAGATCGAGCTCGTGCTCGAGCCCGTCACCCCGAAGGCGAAGAAGTCGTCGACGTCGACCAAGGCCGCCAAGGCCGAGGTCCCCGCGACCACCGAGGCCCTCCTGGAGGAGCCCGCCGACGAGCTGACCACCTCCGACGAGGCGATCATCGAGGCCACGACCGAGGCTCCCGTCGACAGCGACGAGACCCCCGAGACGACCGCCGAGCTCGAGTCGGAGTCGGCTGACGACCTCACCGCGTCGGACGAGACGATCATCGAGGCGACCACCGAGGCGCCCAAGGACGACGAGACCAAGTAG
- a CDS encoding DNA-directed RNA polymerase subunit alpha, which translates to MLIAQRPTLTEENISEFRSRFVIEPLEPGFGYTLGNSMRRTLLSSIPGAAVTSIRIDGVLHEFTTVPGVKEDVTEVILNIKSLVVSSEHDEPITAYLRKQGAGQVTAADISVPAGVEVHNPELVIATLNDKAKFELELTIERGRGYVSAVQNRSEFSEAGQIPIDSIYSPVLKVTYRVEATRAGERTDFDRLVVDVETKPAISPRDAIASAGRTLTELFGLARELNTAAEGIEIGPAPVDAVLSSELQTPIEDLDLSVRSYNCLKREGINTVSELVALSETQLMNIRNFGQKSVDEVKDKLVELGLSLKDTVPGFDGAHFYSGYEEDDAN; encoded by the coding sequence GTGCTCATTGCACAGCGCCCCACTCTCACCGAGGAGAACATCTCGGAGTTCCGCTCCCGCTTCGTGATCGAGCCCCTCGAGCCCGGCTTCGGCTACACGCTCGGCAACTCGATGCGTCGCACCCTCCTCTCCTCGATTCCCGGCGCCGCTGTCACCAGCATCCGCATCGACGGTGTCCTCCACGAATTCACGACGGTCCCCGGTGTCAAGGAGGACGTCACCGAGGTCATCCTGAACATCAAGAGCCTCGTGGTCTCGAGCGAGCACGACGAGCCGATCACCGCCTATCTGCGCAAGCAGGGCGCCGGTCAGGTCACCGCCGCCGACATCTCGGTCCCCGCCGGCGTCGAGGTGCACAACCCCGAGCTGGTCATCGCGACCCTCAACGACAAGGCGAAGTTCGAGCTCGAGCTCACCATCGAGCGTGGCCGCGGCTACGTCTCGGCAGTGCAGAACCGCTCGGAGTTCTCCGAGGCCGGGCAGATCCCGATCGACTCGATCTACTCGCCCGTGCTCAAGGTCACCTACCGCGTCGAGGCCACCCGTGCCGGCGAGCGCACCGACTTCGACCGCCTCGTCGTCGACGTCGAGACGAAGCCGGCCATCTCGCCGCGCGACGCGATCGCCTCGGCGGGCCGCACGCTCACCGAGCTGTTCGGTCTCGCCCGCGAGCTGAACACCGCGGCCGAGGGCATCGAGATCGGCCCCGCGCCGGTCGACGCCGTCCTCTCGAGCGAGCTGCAGACCCCGATCGAGGACCTCGACCTGTCGGTCCGCTCGTACAACTGCCTCAAGCGCGAAGGCATCAACACGGTCTCCGAGCTCGTCGCTCTGAGCGAGACCCAGCTGATGAACATCCGCAACTTCGGTCAGAAGTCGGTCGACGAGGTGAAGGACAAGCTCGTCGAGCTCGGCCTCTCCCTCAAGGACACCGTGCCCGGCTTCGACGGCGCCCACTTCTACTCCGGCTACGAGGAGGACGACGCCAACTAG
- the rpsK gene encoding 30S ribosomal protein S11 → MAAPKTAARKPRRKEKKNVAVGQAHIKSTFNNTIVSITDPSGAVLSWASSGAVGFKGSRKSTPFAAQLAAESAARQAQEHGVKKVDVFVKGPGSGRETAIRSLQAAGLEVGSINDVTPQAHNGCRPPKRRRV, encoded by the coding sequence ATGGCAGCACCGAAGACGGCCGCGCGCAAGCCCCGCCGCAAAGAGAAGAAGAACGTCGCCGTGGGCCAGGCCCACATCAAGTCGACGTTCAACAACACGATCGTCTCGATCACGGACCCCTCGGGTGCCGTGCTCAGCTGGGCTTCGTCCGGCGCCGTCGGCTTCAAGGGCTCGCGCAAGTCGACCCCGTTCGCCGCGCAGCTCGCCGCCGAGTCGGCCGCCCGCCAGGCGCAGGAGCACGGCGTGAAGAAGGTCGACGTGTTCGTGAAGGGCCCGGGCTCGGGCCGCGAGACCGCGATCCGCTCGCTCCAGGCCGCCGGCCTCGAGGTGGGCTCGATCAACGACGTCACCCCGCAGGCGCACAACGGGTGCCGCCCGCCGAAGCGTCGCCGCGTCTAG
- the rpsM gene encoding 30S ribosomal protein S13, with translation MARLAGVDIPRDKRVEVALTYIYGVGRTRALTTLKETSIDGNIRVKDLTDDQLVALRDYIEGNFKVEGDLRREVAADIRRKVEIGSYEGIRHRRGLPVRGQRTKTNARTRKGPKRTVAGKKKAR, from the coding sequence ATGGCACGTCTAGCAGGCGTTGACATCCCGCGCGACAAGCGCGTGGAGGTCGCACTGACCTACATCTACGGAGTCGGCCGCACCCGCGCCCTGACCACCCTCAAAGAGACCTCGATCGACGGCAACATCCGCGTCAAGGACCTCACCGACGACCAGCTCGTTGCCCTCCGCGACTACATCGAAGGCAACTTCAAGGTCGAGGGCGACCTCCGCCGCGAGGTGGCCGCCGACATCCGCCGCAAGGTCGAGATCGGCTCCTACGAGGGCATCCGCCACCGTCGTGGCCTGCCCGTCCGCGGCCAGCGCACCAAGACCAACGCTCGCACCCGCAAGGGCCCGAAGCGCACGGTCGCCGGCAAGAAGAAGGCTCGCTAG
- the rpmJ gene encoding 50S ribosomal protein L36, whose amino-acid sequence MKVQPSVKRICEHCKVIRRNGRVMVICNSNPRHKQRQG is encoded by the coding sequence ATGAAGGTTCAGCCCAGCGTCAAGCGCATCTGCGAGCACTGCAAGGTGATTCGCCGCAACGGTCGCGTCATGGTCATCTGCAACAGCAACCCGCGCCACAAGCAGCGCCAGGGTTAG
- the infA gene encoding translation initiation factor IF-1 — MAKKDGVIEIEGSVVEALPNAMFRVELSNGHKVLAHISGKMRQHYIRILPEDRVIVELSPYDLTRGRIVYRYK, encoded by the coding sequence ATGGCCAAAAAAGACGGTGTCATCGAAATCGAAGGGTCGGTGGTCGAAGCACTGCCCAACGCGATGTTTCGCGTTGAGCTGAGCAACGGTCACAAGGTTCTCGCCCACATCTCCGGCAAGATGCGTCAGCACTACATCCGCATCCTGCCCGAAGACCGGGTGATCGTCGAACTCAGCCCCTACGACCTGACCCGCGGCCGGATCGTCTACCGATACAAGTAG
- a CDS encoding LCP family protein, with the protein MPGERSSRRRDAASTLARHGRLRRRGPVRFAALIAGVAVACLVVSGASVAAYAVVNVKSQVKTVSIGAKDDKIAQKTSITAIKGGANILLVGSDTRQGQTQAEAGQDSGSRNDVTILIHISADHTQMTAVSIPRDTMVDIPSCTGNGGATYPAETYQQFNTTLGEGLGCTVATVESMTGLTIPYAAEITFDGVIEMSNALGGVSVCIASPIDDTDSGLVLSAGTHTLQGLQALQFLRTRHGVGDGSDLARISSQQVFLSAMMRKIVSAGTLSSPLKLYGLASAATKNMTLSTSLANTTTMVELGLALKDINLSNVLFVQYPTTTDPQNTNRVIPDEADATILNTDLKNDIKFTLGADSLGRASEAEGGSSSTGSSSTGSTSTGSTSTGSSTSTGSSSTSTGSSSTSTGSSSTSTGSTGTSGGTATSTPTSSSTSTLPSTITGQAASQQTCSAGNG; encoded by the coding sequence GTGCCCGGAGAACGTTCGAGCCGTCGCCGCGACGCCGCATCCACCCTCGCCCGCCACGGCCGACTGCGCCGCCGCGGCCCCGTCCGCTTCGCCGCGCTCATCGCCGGCGTGGCCGTCGCGTGCCTCGTGGTCAGCGGCGCGAGCGTCGCCGCGTACGCCGTCGTGAACGTGAAATCCCAGGTCAAGACCGTGTCGATCGGGGCGAAGGACGACAAGATCGCCCAGAAGACCTCGATCACGGCCATCAAGGGCGGCGCCAACATCCTGCTGGTCGGCAGCGACACCCGGCAGGGCCAGACGCAGGCCGAGGCGGGGCAGGATTCGGGCAGTCGCAACGACGTGACGATCCTCATCCACATCTCCGCCGACCACACGCAGATGACCGCCGTCAGCATCCCCCGCGACACCATGGTCGACATCCCGTCGTGCACCGGAAACGGGGGCGCGACATACCCTGCAGAGACCTACCAGCAATTTAACACCACTCTCGGAGAGGGCCTCGGCTGCACCGTCGCGACCGTCGAGTCGATGACCGGTCTGACCATCCCCTACGCCGCCGAGATCACGTTCGACGGCGTCATCGAGATGTCGAACGCCCTAGGGGGCGTCAGCGTCTGCATCGCCTCCCCCATCGACGACACCGACTCCGGCCTCGTCCTCTCGGCCGGCACGCACACGCTCCAGGGCCTCCAGGCCTTGCAGTTCCTCCGCACGCGCCACGGCGTCGGCGACGGCTCCGACCTGGCGCGCATCTCGTCGCAGCAGGTGTTCCTCTCCGCCATGATGCGGAAGATCGTGTCGGCCGGCACACTGTCGAGCCCGCTCAAGCTCTACGGGCTCGCCTCCGCGGCCACGAAGAACATGACGCTGTCCACCAGCCTCGCGAATACGACGACCATGGTCGAGCTCGGCCTGGCCCTGAAGGACATCAACCTGTCGAACGTGCTCTTCGTGCAGTATCCGACGACGACGGACCCGCAGAACACCAACCGCGTGATCCCTGACGAGGCCGACGCCACGATCCTCAACACCGACCTCAAGAACGACATCAAGTTCACGCTCGGCGCCGACAGTCTCGGTCGGGCGTCGGAGGCGGAGGGCGGCTCGTCGTCGACGGGCTCGTCGTCAACGGGCTCGACGTCGACGGGTTCGACCTCGACGGGATCCTCCACGTCGACCGGCTCGTCGTCGACCTCGACCGGCTCGTCGTCGACCTCCACCGGCTCGTCGTCGACCTCCACCGGCAGCACGGGCACGAGCGGCGGCACGGCCACCTCGACGCCCACGTCGAGCAGCACGTCGACCCTGCCGTCGACGATCACCGGTCAGGCTGCGAGCCAGCAGACCTGCTCAGCCGGCAACGGATGA
- the map gene encoding type I methionyl aminopeptidase, translating to MAFRKPGIYKTADEMRRMVAPGLLTAASLDAAAAAIRPGVTTGELDALAERAIVEGGGEPNFKLVPGYRHTVCASVNSDVVHGIPGDRVLVAGDIVSIDSGAQYQGWNGDSARTFVVPGSQDPALVASRTRLNEVTEQSLWHGIAALASARHLNQVGEAIEEYIESQGDYGILEDYVGHGIGRDMHEEPPVFNYRVRGNGPAVKPGLVVAIEPMITAGGIETFTQDDEWTVTTTDGSDSAHWEHSVAVHAGGIWVLTAADGGASGLAPLGITPVPLG from the coding sequence ATGGCGTTCCGGAAGCCAGGGATCTACAAGACCGCCGACGAGATGCGGCGCATGGTCGCGCCCGGGCTGCTCACGGCCGCCTCGCTCGATGCGGCCGCAGCGGCCATCCGTCCGGGCGTCACGACGGGCGAGCTCGACGCTCTCGCCGAGCGCGCCATCGTCGAGGGCGGGGGCGAGCCCAACTTCAAGCTGGTGCCGGGCTACCGCCACACCGTGTGCGCCTCGGTGAACAGCGACGTCGTGCACGGGATCCCCGGCGACCGAGTGCTCGTCGCCGGCGACATCGTGTCGATCGACTCCGGCGCGCAGTACCAGGGGTGGAACGGCGACAGCGCGCGCACGTTCGTGGTGCCCGGTTCGCAGGATCCTGCGCTCGTCGCGTCGCGCACCCGCCTGAACGAGGTGACCGAGCAGTCGCTCTGGCACGGGATCGCGGCCCTGGCGTCGGCTCGCCACCTGAACCAGGTGGGTGAGGCGATCGAGGAGTACATCGAGTCGCAGGGCGACTACGGGATCCTCGAGGACTACGTCGGTCACGGCATCGGCCGCGACATGCACGAGGAGCCCCCCGTCTTCAACTACCGCGTCCGCGGCAACGGCCCCGCCGTGAAGCCGGGCCTCGTCGTCGCCATCGAGCCGATGATCACCGCCGGCGGCATCGAGACCTTCACGCAGGACGACGAGTGGACGGTCACGACGACCGACGGCTCGGACTCCGCGCACTGGGAGCACTCGGTCGCGGTGCACGCGGGCGGGATCTGGGTGCTCACCGCGGCCGACGGCGGAGCCTCGGGGCTCGCACCCCTCGGCATCACGCCGGTGCCGCTGGGCTGA
- a CDS encoding adenylate kinase: MTNPDGARLLIVGPPGAGKGTQAVRIAETYGIPAISTGDIFRANVRDETPLGVRVKAILDAGDYVPDSLTNELIQDRLAQPDAQGGFLLDGYPRTADQVAFLDTLLDSHGLALTAVVQLVADRDEIVERLRKRAVEQGRSDDTEDAIRHRQDVYLRETGPLIDEYASRGLVLEVDGLGSIDEVGDRIDAALASRDIRPTAAA, translated from the coding sequence ATGACCAACCCCGACGGCGCCCGCCTGCTCATCGTCGGTCCTCCCGGTGCCGGCAAGGGCACCCAGGCGGTCCGGATCGCCGAGACCTACGGCATCCCCGCGATCTCCACCGGCGACATCTTCCGCGCCAACGTGCGCGACGAGACGCCCCTCGGCGTTCGCGTGAAGGCCATCCTCGACGCCGGCGACTACGTGCCCGACTCCCTGACGAACGAGCTGATCCAGGACCGCCTGGCGCAGCCCGACGCCCAGGGCGGGTTCCTCCTCGACGGCTACCCGCGTACGGCCGACCAGGTGGCGTTCCTCGACACACTGCTCGATTCGCACGGGCTGGCGCTCACCGCCGTGGTGCAGCTCGTCGCCGACCGCGACGAGATCGTGGAGAGACTGCGGAAGCGCGCCGTCGAGCAGGGTCGCAGCGACGACACCGAAGACGCGATCCGCCACCGCCAGGACGTCTACCTGCGCGAGACCGGCCCGCTGATCGACGAGTACGCCTCGCGCGGTCTCGTGCTCGAGGTCGACGGCCTCGGCTCGATCGACGAGGTCGGCGACCGCATCGACGCCGCTCTGGCGTCGCGCGACATCCGCCCGACGGCCGCGGCCTGA
- the secY gene encoding preprotein translocase subunit SecY, translated as MFRAVARIFRTPDLRRKIGFTLGIIALFRLGSFIPAPFVDYSNVQACLAGNQSTSGLYQLVNLFSGGALLQLSIFALGIMPYITSSIIVQLLRVVIPHFDNLYKEGQAGQATLTQYTRYLTIALGILQSTTLITVARSGALFGSSTVSECSSLISNNAWYAILLMVITMTAGTGLIMWMGELITERGIGNGMSLLIFTSIAAKFPTALWAIKQAKNFEIFVGVILLGVVIMGLVVFVEQSQRRIPVQYAKRMVGRRTYGGNNTYIPIKVNMAGVVPVIFASSLLYLPALVAQFNTPSNGSAPPSWVTWIQANLTSGDEPFYMVLYFLLIIGFTYFYVAITFNPEEVADNMKKYGGFIPGIRAGRPTADYLDYVLTRVTLPGSLYLGLIALIPLVALATVGANQNFPFGGASILIIVGVGLETVKQVDSQLQQRHYEGLLR; from the coding sequence GTGTTCAGAGCTGTCGCGCGGATTTTCCGCACACCCGACCTTCGTCGAAAGATCGGGTTCACGCTCGGCATCATCGCGCTCTTCCGCCTCGGGAGCTTCATCCCCGCTCCCTTCGTCGACTACAGCAACGTCCAGGCGTGCCTCGCCGGCAACCAGTCGACCTCGGGCCTCTACCAGCTCGTCAACCTCTTCTCGGGCGGCGCGCTCCTCCAGCTCTCGATCTTCGCGCTGGGCATCATGCCCTACATCACGTCGTCGATCATCGTGCAGCTCCTCCGCGTCGTCATCCCGCACTTCGACAACCTCTACAAAGAGGGCCAGGCGGGCCAGGCCACGCTGACGCAGTACACGCGCTACCTCACCATCGCGCTCGGCATCCTGCAGTCCACCACCCTGATCACGGTCGCCCGCTCGGGTGCGCTCTTCGGGTCGTCGACGGTGTCGGAGTGCTCGTCGCTCATCTCGAACAACGCGTGGTACGCGATCCTGCTCATGGTCATCACCATGACCGCGGGCACCGGCCTCATCATGTGGATGGGCGAGCTCATCACCGAGCGCGGCATCGGCAACGGCATGTCGCTGCTGATCTTCACGTCGATCGCGGCCAAGTTCCCCACCGCCCTCTGGGCCATCAAGCAGGCAAAGAACTTCGAGATCTTCGTGGGCGTGATCCTGCTCGGTGTCGTGATCATGGGGCTGGTGGTGTTCGTCGAGCAGTCGCAGAGACGCATCCCCGTCCAGTACGCCAAGCGCATGGTCGGCAGGCGAACCTACGGCGGCAACAACACGTACATCCCGATCAAGGTCAACATGGCCGGCGTCGTGCCCGTCATCTTCGCGTCGTCGCTCCTGTACCTGCCGGCCCTCGTCGCGCAGTTCAACACGCCCTCGAACGGCTCGGCCCCGCCCAGCTGGGTGACCTGGATCCAGGCGAACCTGACCTCCGGCGACGAGCCGTTCTACATGGTCCTGTACTTCCTGCTCATCATCGGCTTCACGTACTTCTACGTCGCGATCACCTTCAACCCCGAAGAGGTCGCCGACAACATGAAGAAGTACGGCGGCTTCATCCCCGGCATCCGTGCCGGCCGGCCGACCGCCGACTACCTCGACTACGTGCTGACCCGCGTCACCCTGCCGGGTTCGCTCTACCTGGGCCTGATCGCCCTGATCCCGCTCGTGGCTCTCGCGACCGTTGGTGCGAACCAGAACTTCCCCTTCGGCGGTGCCAGCATCCTGATCATCGTCGGCGTCGGCCTCGAGACCGTGAAGCAGGTCGATTCGCAGCTGCAGCAGCGTCACTACGAAGGACTCCTCCGATGA
- the rplO gene encoding 50S ribosomal protein L15, which produces MAEENAAPEEKPAKAAPKKAAAPKAAADKAAAPKAAAAKKPAAEKAAASSTSSTKAAPKAKSASSDDVARPQVLKVHHLRPAPGAKTAKTRVGRGEGSKGKTAGRGTKGTKARYQVKVGFEGGQMPLHMRTPKLRGFKNPFRVEYQVVNLDKLADLYPSGGDVTVSDLVAKGAVRKNEKVKVLGNGDLAVKLNVVVDKVSSSAEEKIVAAGGTVTK; this is translated from the coding sequence ATGGCTGAAGAGAACGCCGCCCCCGAGGAGAAGCCCGCGAAGGCCGCTCCCAAGAAGGCTGCTGCCCCCAAGGCCGCCGCCGACAAGGCCGCAGCCCCCAAGGCTGCCGCCGCCAAGAAGCCGGCTGCCGAGAAGGCCGCTGCTTCGAGCACGTCCAGCACCAAGGCCGCTCCGAAGGCGAAGTCCGCTTCGTCCGACGACGTCGCGCGTCCGCAGGTCCTGAAGGTCCACCACCTCCGTCCGGCTCCCGGTGCCAAGACGGCGAAGACCCGCGTGGGTCGTGGTGAGGGCTCGAAGGGTAAGACCGCGGGCCGTGGTACCAAGGGCACCAAGGCGCGCTACCAGGTCAAGGTGGGCTTCGAGGGTGGGCAGATGCCGCTGCACATGCGCACCCCGAAGCTGCGCGGGTTCAAGAACCCGTTCCGCGTCGAGTACCAGGTCGTGAACCTCGACAAGCTGGCCGACCTCTACCCGAGCGGTGGCGACGTCACCGTGAGCGACCTCGTCGCCAAGGGTGCCGTTCGCAAGAACGAGAAGGTCAAGGTCCTGGGCAACGGCGACCTCGCCGTCAAGCTCAACGTCGTCGTCGACAAGGTCTCCTCTTCGGCCGAAGAGAAGATCGTCGCGGCCGGCGGGACCGTCACCAAGTAA
- the rpmD gene encoding 50S ribosomal protein L30, giving the protein MAQLRVTQIKSKISEKQNQRDTLRSLGLKRIGQTVVRPDDKQNRGYVSTVAHLVKVEEID; this is encoded by the coding sequence ATGGCTCAGCTCCGCGTGACGCAGATCAAGTCCAAAATCAGCGAGAAGCAGAACCAGCGTGACACGCTGCGCAGCTTGGGTCTCAAGCGGATCGGCCAGACGGTCGTCCGCCCCGACGACAAGCAGAACCGCGGCTACGTCTCGACGGTTGCTCACCTCGTCAAAGTCGAGGAGATTGACTAA